From Papaver somniferum cultivar HN1 unplaced genomic scaffold, ASM357369v1 unplaced-scaffold_99, whole genome shotgun sequence, the proteins below share one genomic window:
- the LOC113346246 gene encoding F-box/LRR-repeat protein At2g40920-like, with protein MINTTSKRRIIVDDDNNPDHPASSLIVDDVVVYHMLSRLSVKSLMRLKCVCKRWKLIIEQDPHFIKSHLNYSETRPGLFVLLPKSAAGGASDYESFILAVLHITGRAANLHAVRKTKLSYREILGHIAGLFCFVDNRAVRIYNVSTMESTPRIKSTVCMNIEKDNGIVEEEPRCYFGFDPTTKKHKALFVWG; from the coding sequence ATGATTAATACGACATCGAAGAGGAGGATTATCGTTGATGATGATAATAATCCAGATCACCCTGCCAGTAGCTtaattgttgatgatgtggtggtttATCACATGCTGAGCAGACTCTCTGTGAAGTCACTTATGCGTCTCAAGTGTGTCTGTAAACGTTGGAAATTGATTATCGAACAAGATCCACATTTTATCAAGTCACACCTTAACTATTCAGAAACACGTCCAGGTCTGTTTGTACTCCTTCCAAAGAGTGCTGCAGGGGGCGCAAGTGATTACGAGTCTTTCATTTTAGCTGTTTTGCACATCACTGGCAGAGCGGCGAATCTTCACGCCGTAAGGAAAACAAAGTTATCGTATCGTGAAATTTTGGGACACATTGCAGGTTTGTTCTGTTTCGTTGACAACCGCGCTGTTCGAATATACAATGTCAGCACAATGGAATCAACACCACGGATTAAGTCAACAGTGTGCATGAATATAGAGAAAGATAATGGCATTGTAGAGGAAGAACCAAGATGTTATTTTGGTTTCGATCCTACTACCAAGAAACATAAAGCTCTTTTTGTGTGGGGTTAG